A genomic window from Etheostoma spectabile isolate EspeVRDwgs_2016 chromosome 13, UIUC_Espe_1.0, whole genome shotgun sequence includes:
- the riox2 gene encoding ribosomal oxygenase 2, protein MPKKSNAKSVKRRSGDAEPLPPKQSRVEPSGTPSPLCFSSPGSLFQSLIQPMGTEQFFREYWEKKPLHLQRSDPHAASYYRSLFQLSDLRSLCSQDLEYCRDVNVVRCINGKKKVLNKRGQVKNSVLNKDFVQNKATIQFHQPQRFKDELWRIQEKLECFFGALVGSNVYITPQESQGLPAHYDDVEVFILQLEGQKRWLLYNPTVPLASEYCVESEDRIGSPTHDIMLKAGDLLYFPRGTIHQASTPAGVDHSTHLTLSTYQRMTWGDLLLDTFPSLLCDHSKTEVSLREGMPRGFLLGNTEGLDVSRQLAAGLRCLADEIETGTQEVRSTHMKRDFITNRLPPYVQQELLTPSGRIPALEDVVCLRFKDHMVITVEPSQERTDEATELVVFVLHSLKNPRESHMMGESCDEEEEQDISRGLQFPVSHLQALRQLQQAETLAVAQLQLPTPEAKLSLVLALWSESLLVVL, encoded by the exons ATGCCAAAGAAAAGCAACGCAAAGAGTGTAAAGAGACGGAGCGGTGATGCTGAGCCGCTCCCCCCTAAACAGAGCAGGGTGGAGCCCAGCGGCACTCCATCCCCTCTGTGCTTCAGCAGCCCGGGCAGCCTGTTCCAGAGCCTCATCCAGCCCATGGGGACCGAGCAGTTCTTCAGGGAGTACTGGGAGAAGAAACCCCTCCACCTGCAGAGGTCCGATCCCCACGCAGCCTCCTACTACCGGTCTCTGTTCCAGCTGTCGGACCTGCGGAGCCTGTGCTCTCAGGACCTGGAATACTGCAGGGACGTCAACGTGGTCCGCTGCATCAACGGCAAGAAGAAAGTGCTGAACAAGCGGGGGCAAGTTAAGAACAGTGTTCTCAATAAAGACTTTGTTCAGAATAAGGCCACCATCCAGTTCCACCAGCCGCAGAGGTTCAAG GATGAGTTGTGGAGGATCCAGGAGAAGCTGGAGTGTTTCTTTGGAGCCTTGGTGGGCTCTAACGTCTACATCACACCACAGGAGTCCCAGGGCCTTCCGGCGCACTATGATGATGTGGAG GTATTCATCCTGCAGCTGGAGGGACAGAAGCGTTGGCTTCTCTACAATCCTACGGTTCCCCTGGCATCGGAGTACTGCGTGGAGTCCGAGGACAGGATCGGCAGCCCGACCCATGATATTATGCTGAAG GCGGGAGATCTTCTGTACTTTCCCAGAGGAACCATCCATCAAGCCAGCACCCCAGCAGGAGTGGACCACTCCACCCACTTGACTCTCAGCACTTACCAGAGGAT GACGTGGGGGGATTTGCTGTTGGACACATTTCCCAGCTTGCTGTGTGACCACAGCAAGACCGAAGTCAGCCTGAGAGAGGGCATGCCCAGAGGATTCTTACTG GGTAACACCGAAGGCCTGGACGTCAGCCGGCAGCTGGCTGCAGGCCTCAGATGTCTGGCTGATGAAATTGAAACAGGGACGCAGGAAGTCCGCTCCACTCACATGAAGAGGGACTTCATCACCAACAGACTGCCACCGTACGTCCAACAGGAGCTGCTAACGCCAT CTGGAAGGATTCCTGCCTTGGAGGATGTTGTGTGTTTGAGGTTTAAAGACCACATGGTGATAACAGTGGAGCCCAGCCAAGAGAGAACA gacGAGGCCACAGAGCTGGTAGTCTTTGTCTTACATTCGTTGAAGAACCCGAGGGAGAGCCACATGATGGGTGAGAGttgtgatgaagaggaggagcaggacaTCTCCAGG GGTCTGCAGTTCCCCGTGTCCCACCTCCAGGCCCTGCGGCAGCTCCAGCAGGCAGAGACGCTGGCGGTGGCCCAGCTCCAGCTGCCCACACCGGAGGCCAAACTCAGTCTGGTCCTGGCTCTGTGGAGTGAGAGCCTGCTGGTTGTGCTATAA